One region of Miscanthus floridulus cultivar M001 chromosome 19, ASM1932011v1, whole genome shotgun sequence genomic DNA includes:
- the LOC136526169 gene encoding uncharacterized protein, whose protein sequence is MLRACAISFPEKWDVCLRLAEFSYNNSYLESICMAPFEALYGKKCRTSLNWVEVGDRGYFGPDFIKAAREQLKKCLRVPDETVEIEGLPLRPDLTYVEHPFKILDEKEIVTRNRVVKFYKVQWQNHSEDEATWEQESYLLKHYPHLLSGSDS, encoded by the exons atgttgagagcttgtgctatttcttttcctgagaagtgggatgtcTGCTTGAGGCTAGCGGAATTTtcgtacaataatagctacctGGAGAGCAtttgcatggcaccatttgaagctctgtatggcaagaagtgtagaacatcgcttaactgggttgaagtgggcgACCGTGGTTACTTTGGTCCAGACTTCATCAAAGCAGCTCGAGAGCAA ttgaagaaatgtctgcgGGTGCCTGATGAAACTGtagaaattgaagggcttcccctccggcctgatttgacttatgttgagcacccttTCAAGATTCTGGACGAGAAAGAAATAGTGACCAGAAACAGGGTGGTAAAGTTCTATaaagtgcaatggcaaaatcattcagaggatgaggccacgtgggaacaagagagttacctattgaagcattacccccacctcctttctggttctgatagttag